Within Fusarium fujikuroi IMI 58289 draft genome, chromosome FFUJ_chr08, the genomic segment CTGTTTCCAGTATCTACTATACACCCGTCGAGATGGCGACAAAGATCAGATATGCTGACGTATTTGTCTGCTAGGTTGTGACCGAACCTGCTCATGTAAGTATAAGCGGTAGATACTCTTGGCTGATACGTACAAGAAAGGGCAAGCATATCTTCCCATCCAAGAGCCAAAGACCGCCTCGAAGCCTTCTCTGTACAGAGTATCAAGCCATCTAGAGTCCTCTTCTGAATTTGTTATCGGACTTGGACACCATGGCAAAGATGCTGACTCGGGCATTGCCGTTACGGTTGGGCTATCTCTGTAGATATCATGGCCTAGGTCATTTACAAAACCTGGATCAAATCCCGACTCATGGGAAGTATTCGTGACTCGACTGCCGcgtgttgatgatgtgtcACTTGTAGGTCGAATTGTTCCTCGACGAGACCTACGCTTTGCGCCTCCGTTGCTCGTCTTGGCATTCTGAAGCCACTGTGCAAGGCCTTAATCATCTCTCGGCAAGGCTGGAACCATAATCACATACCTTAAAGGTACACGCGTGGTGACGGTTCCGACAGCGTGTACACGAAGAAGTGCCTTCGCTGCTCTGGGCATCACAAGCCACACGCGACCTACGACATTCGTCGCAGCTGGAGAACTGAGTACGACGTGTAACGAGACCCGCTGGCATCTCGGATCCACTATAATCTACAGGTGAGCGTTGCAGTGGTAGCAATTCGCGATTCAGGAGTGAATCTCGGATCCGGTCGATGTTTGTTGGGAATGAAGAGAGTCCACTTTATTTGGAAGAGAGAACAGGGAAGTCTTTCATCAGATGATGCGGGGTAATGTAGATCCcccagttcagttcagttcagttcagtttaGTATGGGGTTGACATTCAAGGTTAGACCGTTTTGACGGGGTCAATGGTCTTGTTTCTTACCACTTTGGAGATGATTTCTTCAGAGCTCGATTGGTAAAAGGCGGAGAAGGTGAAAACACGGTTGAAAGTTTAATTTTGGAGAAACTCTTGTTCCTTGAACTTCCTTCGTCTGGCTTGTTTGTGACGGGCGCCGCCACATTCTGTTAGGTAACGCTGATCGCTGCAGAGAAAAGGGAGCCATTGTGTTGACAGGGATCTTCGGAACCGAGGCCATGACACTCTTTGCTATGACGTACAAGCTTTTGCATTGCAGAAACCCCATCTTGGAGTGAAGAGCTGGAAGTTGAAACAACGAGAAATCGCCAATAACAAGAGAGGCTCGTACAGGATGAAGAGCAATAGGATAGCATCTCACTGTTGTGACAGATGGATCTGAGATTCGTATCCCACAATTGAACCATGCATGACCAAGAATGACTCGCTCATTCTACATAACCATCGGATCCGTTGCTGACCATGGCCTGTCTCTCAGTTCCTTATTCCAGATAAGCGTTTCCCGCCCTCTACCGTCCGCCCCCTCCCCCGTCTCCATCTACCGTTGCTTGCGTTCCTCGCAAGCCTCTTACGATCCCTTCACTCAAGATCAGCAACATTAGACATTGCGGGGAAATCATGGGGAAGACAAGGGTGACGCGACATACTTAAGTTCGCTGATCGTCCCATCTTTTCTGGCCATTTCCAAATCAGAGACACAGAcattcttcgtcatcatcatggcttcttttTCTACTCCCCCAaatgagaaggctgaggtcTTTGAGGCCGAGGCTGCTGGTAGAGGGCAGGTCGATCGTATCGACGCTATGGCTACGGCACCTGGTACAACCCTCGAGTCATTTTCTcatcttgatgagaagaagattcttCGCAAGGTTTGTTCTGGTCACCGATACTTACTAGTTTATCACTAAGGAAAGACTCTCAGATGGACATGCGATTGATCCCCATGCTCGCACTCCTTTACctcctctcttttctcgaCCGTGAGTTTACCACAGCCCTCGCTATGACGCCCAACTAAGCATGCAACCACAGGAGGAAACATCGGAAACGCAAAGATCGAGGGTCTCCAGGAAGATCTCAAGATGAGCCCGGACCAATACAACTGGTGTCtcaccgtcttcttctttacatACGCCGCCTTCGAAGTCCCGTCGAATCtcctgctcaagaagctccgcCCAAGCGTTTGGCTTCCTACCATCATGATTGCATGGGGTATCGTGATGACACTCATGGGCATTGTTCAAAACTACCACGGTCTTCTCATTGCGCGCATTTTTCTTGGTGTCACTGAGGCCGGTCTCTTCCCTGGTGTCGCTGTACGTCTGCGCCTCTTCTCAAATATTTGCCGGGAAACTAACCTGTTTTAAGTACTACCTCACAATGTGGTATTGTCGTCACGAAATCCAATTCCGACaagccctcttcttctctgcagcTTCCATCGCTGGTGCTTTCAGTGGTCTACTGGCCTTTGGTATCGCAAAGAtggatggtgttggtggccTTGAAGGATGGCGCTggatcttcatcctcgaggGAATCGTTACCGTTCTTGTTGCCATATTTGCCTTCTGGGCACTTTACGACTTCCCTGAGActgcaagcttcttgactgAAGAGGAGCGCGCTTTCGTCGTGTTCAGGCTCAAGTATCAGGGTCAGCAGAAGGCTGCGGGTCAGAGTCAGTCTCGTGTTGCACAGGCCGACGAGTTCAAGTGGGAGTATATTTGGGCGGCGTTTAAGGACTGGCAGATTTGGGTCAACATCTTTGTTTACTGGGGTGTAAGTCAAGGTATGAGCTGCTATGGCATGAGTACTGCTGACCATGGCAGATTGTCTGTCCACTCTACGGAATCAGTCTTTTCTTGCCCACCATCATTCGAAACCTTGGCTATAGTTCTAGCAAGGCCCAGCTTATGACTGTTCCTATTTACATCACTGCAGCTATCCTAGCTGTGATTGTCGCTTGGACATCAGATCGAGTTGGCAAGAGAAGTCCATTCATTGTGTCTTTCCTCTGCGTCATGGTTGTTGGCTTTACGATGCAAGTTGTCCATAAAGTCACATTGCTCCAGTGCATACTAACAATCTCAGGTGTATTTCTACCCACAACCCCAAGGTTGTCTACGCCGGTGTCTTCATCGCAGCGTGCGCCATCTACCCTGCGTTCCCAGGAGTTATCACTTGGCTGGCCAACAATTTGTCAGGAAGTTACAAACGCAGTGTTGGAATGGCCATTCAGATTGGAGTTGGAAATCTCGGCGGTGTAGGTATAACCCTTTCCCGGTAGCATGGCTCTTCTCGTTAACAAACTTAGGCCATGGCGTCGAACTTTTACCGACAAAAGGATGGGCCTCGCTACATTTTGGGTCACGCCTTGGAACTGGGTTTCATTGGCGGGGGTATTATAGCGGCTCTCATCTTGATATTCAGCTATAGCCGCATCAACAAGAGTCGTGATAGGAGAATGGCAGCTGGTGAACATGAGACCATCTCTGAGGAGGAACTTTCCGCCAAGGGGGACAAGGCTGTAACCTGGCGATATATGCACTAAATCTACCTAGTTTAGTTGTGAATTGGATTGTACAATGAGATTGAACTGTATCGTATTGATGTCCTCCTCAACTGTTCGATGCATTTTTATGCATAGCATAACCAAGGCGTGGTCTGGAGATAGCTACAGTAGAGGCAGCCCCTCATGATCAGGATTGAATGGAGACAGAGCCAAGTCAGTCTAGTTTAGACTAGGTACCTTGTTAGTTTAGACTGTCATTTTCAATGCGCGCCCTTCCATGGTTTAACTCTGCAGCCCCACCCAACCCCGCCTTGTcgccgttgtcgttgtcgttgtcgttgtcatcAAGGTTTCTCATGATTCATCCTTggatagatatttatagtaaagtcaATCCCTATCGACGTTGAGCCAATCATACACCACTACTTGACTCTATTTCAAAATGTCCCTCTATGCTCGGcaactcaacatcaatgaCCTAGAGCGGTCACTGGCCGTTGAAACTGCCGCGTTTCCTCCCGCCGAGGCCGCCACTCGTGAAAAGGTGGTGAGATCCATAACAGACCCGAGGTTGGAATCTAACCTCGATCTAGATTGAGTATCGCTTAACAGTCTGTCCCGAGATATGCATTGGCCTATTTCTTCGTGCTGGCACCAGCTTGCCGTCTCCCATTCCTCATGACATCCCGTTCGTGGAGGAATCGACATCTGACGACGACGTGCTTCTCGCACATGTTATCTCTACCAAAACAGCCAACAAACccgtcaaagatgaagatatggaCTACCCCCGCAACTGGAAGGAAGATCCCCAAGGTGACTACGCCGTGGGTCACAACAAGAATGGACGAACGATTGCTCTCCATGCTCTTGCTGTCGCACCCGATTACCAGAGGGCCGGTCTGGGCAAGGCTATCATGCGCGTTTATATCCAGAGAACAAAGTCACTCAATTCTGCGGATCGCATATCTATCTTGACGTATGACCGTCTTGTTCCGTACTACCAGAGACTTGGATTTGAGCACTATGGGAAGAGCGAGTCTGAATATGCTGGGGTGGCTTGGCATGATCTTGTGAGTGACCTCAATAGCAGAATGGCCAATACTAACTGGGATATAGTCTTACATACTATCTTTTCCTCTGTGAGAACTACCTACCATAGTGATATCAAATGTGCTAGGCGATGGACTTGACATTAAAGAGGTTCGCGTGGTCCAGAATACAAAGGCAGCAAATACATTGTTCCGTTTTGTGTCCAGCTACATACTTTCCACAAAGGCATCTTCGGTGAAGAATAAGCGACGAATGATAAAACGGACCGTGACAATTACCACAAATGGAATCCTACGATGTGTGCCGACTCATCACATTCTCAAAGACGACCTCTGTTGACCAAGTTAGCAGTCGTTAGCCGAGCTTGATTCAAATGTCTTCAATCTTACCTAGCTCAATTCATACACGGCACTCTGGCCGGTGGATGGAAGGCTTTCAGATACTTGGTCTATCTCGATACTCATGGGTTCGCTGCAAAGCCGCCCCTTCTTATCAGCTAGTTATGTGTCAGTGTCAAGCTTATTCTTTACTATGGGCTGATACTCATACTGCAATGAATTTCGGCAGTGGCTAGTCCGACTTCTATCCGAAGGTCAAATTTGATCGGAACTTTGGGCTTTGGAGCCAGATTGAGTCTTGCTAGGGCGTCTCCTGTCCCAGTCTTCTCAGGTACGCCAATATGCGACAAATTCACTCTGAGGACTGAATAGACGCGACAGTTATCTGTGTATGTTAGTATCTAACATGCGCCATCAGGGGTCAGAGGCTTACCTCTAAGCGTCAACCGGTCGATGTCGCTCTCGAAGCTGTGGAGAACCGCGAGGTCCCAGATCCGCTTGTCGGATGGCAAATCCGCACTGAAGTACGCTGTTTGTTCATGAACGGCGACTCGGTCAGGGACAAGTTCCCCCTTGTATCGTCACGTCAGCAAAGGCAGCCCGATGACATCAATCTCAATGGTGGAATTTTACCTTGACGAGAACCCACTCCACTTCTCCCCCATCCTTCTGGCCCTTGGGGACGCGCAGGAATGCTCGTTTAAGGAAATTGCGCAAGCGACGCTGCTTAATTTCACCTGTCAATGGCTGCGACGCCACGCCGATTGAGACTCGATTGAAGCGTCGTGGGAAAAGCTCTGGGTTACGGCCCGCATTGTAGACCAGGCCCATGCAAACAGCCAGTCGAGGAGCAGCTGACATGACGACTTTGGGGTTCGCTGCAATTTTGAACTGCGATTTGGCGATAAATTCTTCTATCTTGTGTAGAACATAGCGGGAGCTTCCAAGTCCACCGGCGAGGATAATATAGTCCTGCGTAATCAGAGACAACTCTCAGTCACGGAAATTTGGACTGTTTTGTGACTTACAAGACGGTTTTTGTAGTCGGTCTCGCTGTCTGTTTGGAATGCTCCGACAAAAAGCCCAATTCTTTGGGTGATTTCATCAATCTGGCGGTCGAACAAAGAACCGAGAGATTCACTAAACCTAATGAGAAACATATTTCAACTTTGATTTGGCATGACAGAAGTTTACCTAGTCAGAACAAAGGAAGCGACAGCGCTGTTCTTGGAAGGAATCTTGAATTTCAAGTCGTCCCAGGTATCGGAGTCAAATCCGTGTTTTCTCGTGTGGAATAGGTTGCTGTTTCGCATGTCCCAACTGACATCCTCAATGTCTCTTACCAAAGAATCACGCTTATCCTGAAGATAGGTCGTCACCATTTCCTCAAAACCTCGGTCGATATACGTAGAGCCAGTTGCACAGGCTAAAAAGGTTGGCTCATGCCACTAAGGGAGAGAGGGGACTGCCTTACCTGCTGGTGGTGCCAGTTCCATGGCTTGGGGCGGTTTCTCATAGCTACCGTCCATCTTCAAGAGGCAGAAATCCTTCAGAGGTTAGCGCTAGCAATGTCAACACATCTGCAGGGGCAAAGTTACAGTGGTTCCACCGCCAGCATCAACGATCAAAACATTTTGCCCGTTCTGTGAGGTACATATGAGTTGTGGTGTTCCTGAAGGCCTCGGCTCACTGACCTTGAGTTGGTAAGAAGGATTTGGTACACAAATCTCATATGCAGCGACCGCTTGGGGCTCTGTCATGGTGACTCTAACGCTGCGAAGGCCCTCCTTTTCGAAGCCAGATTCACGAACGAGCTGCGTAAAATCATGGACAACAGCCGGGTCCCATAGGGCGGGCACactaaaaaggaataaaacCCTGGTCTCTTCGAACTGTTTGCCTCCTAGCAAAGCGGGTGTAAACCGCTGTGTGCTTAGTTCGCGAAACAAAGAGGTCAGAAAGTCTTTATAAATCCTTTTAACTTCAACCCTATCAGCATTAACTGCTCCAAGGTCGACTTTAAACCATTCTTTTAGTTGAGGATGATCGACAGAGTCGTTGGGGACCTCCATTCCCCATCCAACAAGCTTCGGCGGCTGATGGTGGACATTGTAAAAGACACGCGTGGGCGTTTTCGGATCCTTCATATCGTTGCCCCATCCCAGGGTAGTCACTTTGGCATACCCTTTGCGTCTGTACGCAACACCGGTACCTTTCAATGTGGTCTTGGTCAGAAGCCCACATTATCGCTGTGGTTATTCAGACTTTTAGTCGGGGTGGACCAGATCACATACCGCTCATTCCAACATCAATCCCGACAACGAGATCTTCTGCCATAATTCCGGCTTATTGGTCAATTTTGGCTGAGGAATATTGAAGATGgagcaaggaggaggaagagaaacgaTTAATGCCCTCTACCACAATTAAGGGGGACAGTGAAATTCTTGACGCGGTGCTGCGTGTTCTACACCGCTGAGTCAAGGAATACACAATTCAAGCGGCGTGCCGTCCCATCCTGTCCCATCCCGTCCCTCCTACCATTACACCCGCTTTCATCATTTCCCACTTTCATTTAGAAGGTATCATAAATGAGTTATTACTGGGGCTGTGTCACACGGCAATAGACTTAAGCCCGACAGGGCGAGCTGGTCCTGGCGCAGGCCCAGACTCATGCCAAGCCAGCCACATTGCTCCACCAACTGAGATGACTCCTTTGCCCAAAAACATGTTTGCTCACTCACGGGATGATCATTCTTGAGCCAGTGGAGTATTGTTGTTGGTTTGTCAAGTTGGACTTAAGTACCCAATTGCCAGTTCCACTTATGGCCGCCCATCCCTCTCTTGCTTGGGTTTTtcaactctcctcttctttcaacCACCGGAACAACTCCATATAGTTCATACTGAGATCTCACATCAGTTGTTCCTGCAGCTATGGCTTGTTCATTTGTTGAGTCGTTCTTTATCGGCTGGGCTGTTGGGATCTGCACGATTTCCCTCGTCGTCGCAATCATCGTCCTAGCTCTGAAAGGGACTGTACGTGgagcctctttcttctcttggctAAGCAATAATCGCAACCCTGATGTTGCTGAAACCTCTACCAAACAAAAGGCTGCAGCTACGAATGTTCCTACTCCTCAGCAAGTCCCAGAGACCCAGGTTATCCGCAGTCAGATGAATCCAAATCCTATCACGGAGTCACACAGGGAGTTGGCTCACCGTGTTATACCTGTCTGGGGGCCCGAAGAAATCGAGGAGAATGTTGGGTTCGAGTGCCTGATCGAAGGCTTTTGCGATAATCTTATTTATGGCCACGGAAATGTCCATACCACGTCAGTGCCAACCATCGAGAGGTCCTCTTTCAATGACGATGAACTTGCCCGCCTTGCCGGGAACCCTCCCGAAGGTGACACGTGGTCAGAGTTGATATGCGATCGAGACACTCGATACTACGCCATATGGAACTTCCTCATCCGACTGCTGTACAGACGAATGAATCCAGACTGCAATGTTGAAGACTGTCTGTTGCCGCCTGAGGTCTCGACATGTTTTCAGTTCATCCCTCATCGGCAATTCGAGCACAGTAAGTTCGATATTCATATCGCTGCTGCGGTGGACTCTACTGACATAATCTCAGGGGAGGACTGTATCTCGGTCTGGAGAGAGATTCTGTTCATGATGCTCATGTGTCGGTACAAAATGGTATACATACCCGCGACCAGTCTCGATAAGGATGACCCGCGGCGAGAGAGGATTGGTTCTATGGCTTCTGAAGTCGCTGAAGTCCTGAATGTGGAGCTCCTCGATGCTCGTGGCCGTTCAGGTGCTGATTTAAAAAGGAATTTGAGCGGCATATTCGGCAAGGCAGCCAACTGTGCTCTAATCTTCTTCGGGCAACCCTCTGTGTGGGAAGCCGACTGGGATTCGGACCCAGGTCGTCTCGTTGCTCCTAGGATCAGGTTCATGTGGAATGGCCAGGTCAAATGGACCAGGCCTCCTACCGTGTACAACGGCCCCCCGGGGGCTCGCATCGTGGAGCGTGAGATTTTGCCACGTCCTAAGCCAAACTAAAGAGGCCGAATCTGGACGCGTGAGGAGTTGCGAGCTTTATCtgcagagagaacttagtACTTCTGATATCTGTTGCAACAGTTTGTATTCAGCTAATTATTGCGAACCAATTTATTCCCTTTGTACAAGAACAGAAGTGTAACAGATAATCCAGTCATTTTCGGGTGTCAAGCAACATGGAGAGCAGTCACCCCAGAGCGAACATTACCGCCTGCAGCCTTTGACTGTACACGGAGTCAAGGGGCTGTACGCCACGTATATCCTTCATGCAACAACATACGGTTTAATTTGCGGGCCACAGCCGGCGTTATCATGTGTTAGTCGCCGTTGGCAACTGTCATGTGCCAAAGACGTGTTGCACCAAGCACTGTGAGTGTCGTACAAACGAAGGGGCTGGGCTTAGATGAAGGACTTTGAACCGTGCGCTCAGGCAATTAGAGCTTATTGGAAAAGCATTTGTGTAGGCTGGTTGCGGTCGCAAAACACATTCGATAAATTACAGTGTCCGTAAAAGACTCCGCCTCATCCGCCTATGCTGCAATCCCAACTGAAACTCTTCCCGTTCTGTGTGACATAGACCAAGACGAAACCTCCGTTGACGGGAAATGGATGGAAAATAGAAGGTCCATCTGACCAAAATACATGACAACTGACCAAACATCCAGCGTTCAGTCCATCCTGGGCTGACAACCCCCCCAAGCCTGTCAATTGCCAAGTCCGGCTTGCCCTTCCGTTCATGGGAGCTCCTTTGACTTGGGCTTCAAGCTTCTGGGAGGCATGCTGCAAGCCCGTGTCGgatctttcttttccttggtCACTTCAGCCGCGTTTCCCGGCTTAATTCGATGGATGACATTGATCGCAGCGACGAGAGATGAATGGCTGGCCCCAAGAGTCTTACCCCACTCCTCCCATTGTTTCTGATCTTGCAGCTTTTGTACGAGGGTGCGTAGAGTTGCCTTTTCGATGTCTTCCTTGGGTACATTCTTGGAGTATTCCTCGAGGGCTGCTTCCGTTCTGTCGATTGTGCCGTTGATCCAGGCCAGAGTGTCATCGTGCTCGGAAGCCAAAGTGAAAAGAGATGTTC encodes:
- a CDS encoding related to putative tartrate transporter; this encodes MASFSTPPNEKAEVFEAEAAGRGQVDRIDAMATAPGTTLESFSHLDEKKILRKMDMRLIPMLALLYLLSFLDRGNIGNAKIEGLQEDLKMSPDQYNWCLTVFFFTYAAFEVPSNLLLKKLRPSVWLPTIMIAWGIVMTLMGIVQNYHGLLIARIFLGVTEAGLFPGVAYYLTMWYCRHEIQFRQALFFSAASIAGAFSGLLAFGIAKMDGVGGLEGWRWIFILEGIVTVLVAIFAFWALYDFPETASFLTEEERAFVVFRLKYQGQQKAAGQSQSRVAQADEFKWEYIWAAFKDWQIWVNIFVYWGIVCPLYGISLFLPTIIRNLGYSSSKAQLMTVPIYITAAILAVIVAWTSDRVGKRSPFIVCISTHNPKVVYAGVFIAACAIYPAFPGVITWLANNLSGSYKRSVGMAIQIGVGNLGGAMASNFYRQKDGPRYILGHALELGFIGGGIIAALILIFSYSRINKSRDRRMAAGEHETISEEELSAKGDKAVTWRYMH
- a CDS encoding related to acetyltransferase, with the protein product MSLYARQLNINDLERSLAVETAAFPPAEAATREKVIEYRLTVCPEICIGLFLRAGTSLPSPIPHDIPFVEESTSDDDVLLAHVISTKTANKPVKDEDMDYPRNWKEDPQGDYAVGHNKNGRTIALHALAVAPDYQRAGLGKAIMRVYIQRTKSLNSADRISILTYDRLVPYYQRLGFEHYGKSESEYAGVAWHDLSYILSFPL